The proteins below come from a single Denticeps clupeoides chromosome 15, fDenClu1.1, whole genome shotgun sequence genomic window:
- the LOC114765062 gene encoding tetraspanin-8-like isoform X1: MVSANSLLKALFIFFNQLFVVVGGVIFSLGLLCHVFTNEAEFEERKMGIFYLYLVGALTIIIALLGAYGAHKEKKSMLIVFFVGMCLACSVMLRFAVPSAIIRPQMEEAVESYFRSLVPLDRTPPSTRHMAELLQAQFKCCGIFNGYKDWQRIPQSCVCQDDEFENCDSVSLTPYETLFSQRVTMVYTQQSCGPMLVNYVVKIFDIWLGICFGLAALALLGVVMSSLLLVQMKPPKFRRPMIFSLSSHPPKYSELINESSKSDGGHGW; the protein is encoded by the exons ATGGTTTCGGCGAATTCTCTTCTCAAAGCactcttcattttcttcaacCAGCTTTTTGTG GTTGTTGGCGGGGTCATCTTCTCCCTGGGTCTCCTGTGTCATGTTTTCACCAACGAGGCGGAG TTTGAGGAAAGGAAGATGGGAATCTTCTACTTGTACCTTGTTGGTGCGCTCACGATAATCATTGCGCTGCTGGGAGCgtatggtgcacacaaagagAAGAAGTCCATGCTGATCGTA TTCTTTGTAGGCATGTGCCTGGCCTGCTCAGTTATGCTTCGCTTTGCAGTGCCGTCTGCAATCATCCGTCCACAG ATGGAGGAAGCCGTGGAGTCGTATTTCAGGAGTTTGGTGCCGTTGGACAGGACTCCGCCCAGCACCAGGCACATGGCAGAGTTGCTTCAGGCCCAG TTCAAGTGCTGTGGGATCTTCAATGGATATAAAGACTGGCAACGTATCCCTCAGTCCTGCGTCTGTCAGGACGACGAGTTTGAAAATTGTGACAGTGTGTCCTTGACCCCTTATGAG ACTCTCTTCTCGCAGCGTGTGACTATGGTGTACACCCAG CAGTCTTGTGGACCAATGCTGGTGAACTATGTGGTGAAAATCTTTGACATCTGGCTGGGTATCTGCTTTGGACTGGCTGCTTTGGCA CTTCTGGGAGTCGTGATGTCCAGCCTCCTGCTCGTGCAGATGAAGCCTCCGAAATTCAGGCGTCCCATGATCTTCAGTCTAAGTTCTCATCCTCCCAAGTACAGCGAACTCATCAATGAATCCAGCAAATCTGACGGAGGTCATGGCTGGTAG
- the LOC114765062 gene encoding tetraspanin-8-like isoform X2, which yields MVSANSLLKALFIFFNQLFVVVGGVIFSLGLLCHVFTNEAEFEERKMGIFYLYLVGALTIIIALLGAYGAHKEKKSMLIVFFVGMCLACSVMLRFAVPSAIIRPQMEEAVESYFRSLVPLDRTPPSTRHMAELLQAQFKCCGIFNGYKDWQRIPQSCVCQDDEFENCDSVSLTPYETLFSQRVTMVYTQSCGPMLVNYVVKIFDIWLGICFGLAALALLGVVMSSLLLVQMKPPKFRRPMIFSLSSHPPKYSELINESSKSDGGHGW from the exons ATGGTTTCGGCGAATTCTCTTCTCAAAGCactcttcattttcttcaacCAGCTTTTTGTG GTTGTTGGCGGGGTCATCTTCTCCCTGGGTCTCCTGTGTCATGTTTTCACCAACGAGGCGGAG TTTGAGGAAAGGAAGATGGGAATCTTCTACTTGTACCTTGTTGGTGCGCTCACGATAATCATTGCGCTGCTGGGAGCgtatggtgcacacaaagagAAGAAGTCCATGCTGATCGTA TTCTTTGTAGGCATGTGCCTGGCCTGCTCAGTTATGCTTCGCTTTGCAGTGCCGTCTGCAATCATCCGTCCACAG ATGGAGGAAGCCGTGGAGTCGTATTTCAGGAGTTTGGTGCCGTTGGACAGGACTCCGCCCAGCACCAGGCACATGGCAGAGTTGCTTCAGGCCCAG TTCAAGTGCTGTGGGATCTTCAATGGATATAAAGACTGGCAACGTATCCCTCAGTCCTGCGTCTGTCAGGACGACGAGTTTGAAAATTGTGACAGTGTGTCCTTGACCCCTTATGAG ACTCTCTTCTCGCAGCGTGTGACTATGGTGTACACCCAG TCTTGTGGACCAATGCTGGTGAACTATGTGGTGAAAATCTTTGACATCTGGCTGGGTATCTGCTTTGGACTGGCTGCTTTGGCA CTTCTGGGAGTCGTGATGTCCAGCCTCCTGCTCGTGCAGATGAAGCCTCCGAAATTCAGGCGTCCCATGATCTTCAGTCTAAGTTCTCATCCTCCCAAGTACAGCGAACTCATCAATGAATCCAGCAAATCTGACGGAGGTCATGGCTGGTAG
- the LOC114765028 gene encoding tetraspanin-8-like, with the protein MAPVNRCLKRTFIIFDVFLGVVGTLWLALVLFSHGALHREEELIQEGSGVAPLAILYLIGIGIVALSAFGLYGALKEKQWALIVFSVGTIMTSLLFLLIAIPLVAMEAMSEEVARLMTEELKNLNEATTDQKTQLEVWQHMFNCCGVHGYQDWGNDIPGTCLCSDPTDNIRCVLANGTSMEVFSEPCFPHITAFTRAVFRGLLAVTFGFAVPVIAVTVMSIIILCQMRRKTITPSVKFRTDPTGSKYSELCETA; encoded by the exons ATGGCACCAGTGAACCGCTGCTTGAAGCGAACGTTTATCATCTTTGATGTCTTTCTTGGG GTTGTGGGGACTCTGTGGCTGGCACTGGTCTTGTTTTCACATGGAGCCttgcacagagaggaggag cttatacaagaaggttctggagtggcacCACTTgctattttgtatttaattggAATCGGCATAGTGGCCCTTTCTGCCTTTGGGTTGTATGGAGCTCTGAAGGAGAAGCAGTGGGCACTGATTGTG TTTTCTGTGGGTACGATCATGACCtctctgttgtttctgttgatAGCAATACCACTAGTTGCTATGGAAGCAATG tCGGAAGAAGTTGCAAGATTGATGACGGAAGAGCTCAAAAACCTTAATGAGGCCACCACAGATCAGAAGACTCAACTTGAGGTTTGGCAGCACATG TTTAATTGCTGTGGAGTACATGGTTACCAAGACTGGGGAAATGACATTCCAGGAACATGTTTATGTTCAGATCCTACAGACAATATCCGATGC GTGTTGGCTAATGGGACATCGATGGAAGTTTTTTCAGAG CCCTGTTTTCCACATATTACTGCCTTTACCAGGGCAGTATTCAGAGGGCTACTGGCAGTAACTTTTGGATTCGCCGTACCTGTg ATTGCTGTCACTGTTATGAGCATCATTATCCTGTGCCAAATGAGAAGAAAAACCATCACTCCATCGGTGAAGTTCAGAACAGACCCCACTGGATCAAAGTATTCAGAGCTTTGTGAGACAGCTTAA